One region of Aphelocoma coerulescens isolate FSJ_1873_10779 chromosome 12, UR_Acoe_1.0, whole genome shotgun sequence genomic DNA includes:
- the PPM1M gene encoding protein phosphatase 1M: MSGEWLRRWRRGGPAERPGGSPAPGPGPPPPALRYRRPKFLPGGGEEAPRGGRAVRGAGPERPLPWGAGYAEVINAEKSEFNEDQAACCQISVRRREPGLEEDEEWLILCSTQFLTGHYWALFDGHGGPDAAIIASNYLHYCIKQKLEEVVGGITEAQPPMHLSGRCVCDSDPQFVEEKHIHAADLVVGALENAFQECDEVIGQEMEATNQTGGCTALAALYFQGKLYVANAGDSRAILVLKDNIVPMSSEFTPESERQRIQHLAFLFPKLLDGEFTRFEFPRRLKGDDVGQKVLYRDYFMEGWGYKTVEKADLKYPLVHGHGKQARLLGTLAVSRGLGDHQLKVIDTNIEVKPFLSCIPKVNVFDFALHDIQEDDVLIMATDGLWDVLCNDEVAHVVRSFLAENRTDPQRFSELAKCLVCRARGKKRGHQWMLDDSHEASYDDISVFVIPLHNREED; the protein is encoded by the exons ATGTCGGGCGAGTGGCTGCGGCGCtggcggcggggcggccccgccgagcgCCCCGGGGGATCCCCGGCACCGGGCCCgggcccgccgccccccgccctgcgctACCGCCGGCCCAAGTTCCTGCCCGGCGGCGGCGAGGAGGccccgcggggcgggcgggccgtGAGGGGCGCCGGGCCCGAGCGGCCCCTGCCCTGGGGCGCGGGATACGCCGA GGTTATCAATGCTGAGAAGTCGGAGTTCAATGAGGACCAGGCAGCCTGCTGTCAGATCTCTGTCCGGAGGAGAGAGCCAGGCttggaggaggatgaggaatgGCTGATCCTGTGCTCCACGCAG TTTCTGACTGGTCACTACTGGGCATTGTTTGATGGCCACGGCGGCCCAGACGCTGCCATCATCGCCTCCAACTATTTGCACTACTGCATCAAGCAGAAGCTGGAGGAGGTTGTGGGAGGCATCACCGAGGCCCAGCCCCCCATGCACCTCAGCGGACGCTGCGTTTGTGACAGTGACCCCCAGTTCGTGGAGGAGAAGCACATCCACGCAGCAGACTTGGTGGTGGGAGCCCTGGAGAATGCCTTCCAGGAATGT GATGAAGTCATTGGCCAGGAGATGGAAGCTACAAACCAGACAGGAGGTTgcactgctctggctgccctttatttccagggaaagctgtaTGTGGCCaatgctggggacagcag GGCAATTCTTGTCCTGAAGGACAACATTGTGCCCATGAGCAGCGAGTTCACCCCTGAGTCAGAGAGGCAGCGAATCCAGCACTTG GCTTTCCTTTTCCCCAAGCTTCTGGATGGTGAGTTCACACGCTTTGAGTTTCCACGGAGGTTGAAGGGAGATGATGTGGGCCAGAAAGTCCTGTACCGGGATTACTTCATGGAGGGCTG GGGGTACAAGACGGTGGAGAAAGCTGACCTCAAGTATCCTCTCGTCCATGGTCATGGGAAGCAG GCTCGCCTGCTGGGGACTCTGGCTGTCTCTCGAGGCCTGGGGGATCATCAACTCAAGGTCATTGACACCAACATTGAAGTCAAACCTTTCCTCTCCTGCATTCCTAAG GTGAATGTATTTGACTTTGCTCTGCATGACATTCAGGAAGATGATGTCCTCATCATGGCAACTGATGGCCTTTGGGATGTTCTGTGCAATGATGAGGTCGCCCATGTGGTCAGGAGCTTCCTTGCAGAAAACAGGACAGATCCTCAAAG GTTTTCAGAACTGGCCAAGTGCTTGGTATGCAGAGCAAGGGGAAAGAAGAGAGGCCATCAGTGGATGCTGGATGACAGCCACGAGGCATCCTACGATGACATCTCTGTATTTGTTATCCCACTACACAACAGGGAAGAGGACTGA